The Ranitomeya imitator isolate aRanImi1 chromosome 6, aRanImi1.pri, whole genome shotgun sequence genome window below encodes:
- the RDH10 gene encoding retinol dehydrogenase 10 codes for MNIVLELFVVTFKVLWAFVLAAAKWLVRPKEKSVAGQVCLITGAGSGMGRLFALEFARRRAQLVLWDINTQSNEETAGLVREVYRELEAADALRAGSLVEEEVLPSSNLQVYTYTCDVGKRDSVYSTAEKVRQEVGDVSLLLNNAGVVSGHHLLECPDELIERTMMVNCHAHFWTTKAFLPKMMEMNHGHIVTVASSLGLFSTAGVEDYCASKFGAVGFHESLSHELKAADKDGIKATLVCPYLVDTGMFRGCRIRKEIEPFLPPLKPDYCVKQAMRAILTDQPMICTPRLMYIVTCMKSILPFEAVVCMYRFLGADKCMYPFIAQRKQATNNNEAKNGI; via the exons ATGAACATCGTGCTGGAGCTGTTCGTGGTCACTTTTAAGGTCCTCTGGGCCTTCGTGCTGGCGGCGGCCAAGTGGCTGGTGCGCCCCAAGGAGAAGAGCGTGGCGGGGCAGGTGTGCCTGATCACCGGGGCCGGCAGCGGCATGGGTCGCCTCTTCGCCCTGGAGTTTGCCCGGCGCCGCGCGCAGCTGGTGCTCTGGGACATAAACACGCAAAGCAACGAGGAGACCGCGGGCCTGGTGCGGGAGGTGTACCGGGAGCTGGAGGCGGCCGACGCGCTGCGGG CTGGGAGCCTAGTGGAGGAAGAAGTGCTGCCGAGTTCCAATCTGCAGGTGTACACATACACGTGTGACGTAGGCAAGCGTGACAGCGTGTACAGCACCGCCGAGAAGGTCCGCCAGGAGGTCGGAGACGTCTCCCTTCTACTCAATAATGCCGGTGTTGTGTCCGGACACCATCTCCTCGAGTGCCCAGATGAGCTGATTGAAAGGACTATGATGGTTAATTGCCACGCACACTTCTGG ACCACAAAGGCATTCCTTCCCAAAATGATGGAGATGAATCATGGGCACATTGTTACAGTCGCCAGCTCTCTAGGTCTGTTCAGCACCGCAGGGGTAGAG gattaTTGTGCAAGTAAGTTTGGTGCTGTGGGTTTCCACGAGTCTCTCAGCCATGAACTAAAGGCTGCAGATAAAGATGGGATTAAAGCGACTCTGGTCTGTCCGTACTTGGTGGACACGGGCATGTTCCGGGGCTGCAGAATCAG AAAAGAAATTGAGCCCTTCCTCCCGCCCTTGAAACCAGATTACTGTGTGAAGCAGGCCATGAGAGCCATTCTTACAGACCAGCCGATGATCTGTACACCTCGACTCATGTACATCGTGACCTGCATGAAAAG CATTCTGCCATTTGAAGCTGTGGTCTGTATGTACCGGTTCTTGGGAGCAGACAAGTGCATGTACCCCTTTATCGCTCAAAGGAAACAAGCCACAAATAACAATGAAGCTAAAAATGGGATTTAG